One genomic segment of Salmo trutta chromosome 8, fSalTru1.1, whole genome shotgun sequence includes these proteins:
- the LOC115198048 gene encoding 4F2 cell-surface antigen heavy chain → MNKDTEVDMKDVELNELDQEKLPMTGDGPGAEKNGNLKQKVPEEDVKFTGLSKEELMKVAGTPGWVRTRWLLLVLFWLGWVGMLAGAIVIIVQAPRCKPIPEMYWWNQGPLYQIADLDAFNSNGIEGEAIEKAIGRH, encoded by the exons ATGAATAAGGACACCGAGGTCGATATGAAAGATGTTGAGTTGAACGAGTTGGACCAGGAGAAACTACCGATGACCGGAGACGGACCGGGGGCTGAGAAGAACGGAAACTTGAAGCAGAAAGTACCGGAGGAGGATGTTAAGTTTACCGGGCTGTCGAAGGAAGAGCTCATGAAAGTCGCTGGCACACCCGG gtgGGTGAGGACACGCTGGCTGCTCCTGGTCTTGTTCTGGTTGGGCTGGGTGGGGATGCTTGCTGGGGCTATAGTGATCATTGTACAGGCCCCCAGGTGTAAACCAATACCTGAGATGTACTGGTGGAATCAGGGTCCTCTCTATCAGATCGCTGACCTGGACGCATTCAACAGCAACGGAATCGAAGGTGAGGCTATTGAAAAGGCGATAGGACGCCATTAG